In the genome of Desertifilum tharense IPPAS B-1220, the window AAGGTACAGCCACCTCTGCTGACTATACGCCCATTACCAATAACACTCTGACCTTTACCCCAGGACAGACCCAACAAACCATTCAGGTTGCCATTACTGACGACAACCTCAGCGAACTGACTGAAAGTTTCGGCGTTCAACTTTCAACTCCCACCAATGCCACCCTGAGTGCAGGTCAAGAGACTGCCATTGTCACAATTGAAGATAACGAAGCTCAACCTCAACTCTCAATTAGCGATGTCACTGTTAATGAAGGCGATGGCACGGCTAGCCTAATTGTCAGCTTAACCAATCCCAGCAGCGAAACCATCACCGTCAACTACAGCACTGTTGAAGGCACAGCCACCTCTGCTGACTATACGCCCATTACCAATAACACTCTGACCTTTACCCCAGGACAGACCCAACAAACCATTCAGGTTGCCATTACT includes:
- a CDS encoding Calx-beta domain-containing protein: GTATSADYTPITNNTLTFTPGQTQQTIQVAITDDNLSELTESFGVQLSTPTNATLSAGQETAIVTIEDNEAQPQLSISDVTVNEGDGTASLIVSLTNPSSETITVNYSTVEGTATSADYTPITNNTLTFTPGQTQQTIQVAITDDNLSELTESFGVQLSTPTNATLSRGHETGTVTIIDNDEQPQLSISDVTVNEGDGTAS